Proteins encoded together in one Nostoc sp. PCC 7524 window:
- a CDS encoding DUF760 domain-containing protein: MSNDSHRNPESSLTEVMNHNRLWEYVQSLNPQTVKELSKPASREVLYLIQRAVMATLGNLPSDRFNTTITTSRDELGKLLGSAMVDGYFLRNAEQRLELEKRFLPNNHETNLNIYPMIENSQTEE; this comes from the coding sequence ATGAGTAATGATTCCCATCGCAATCCAGAAAGTTCTTTAACTGAAGTCATGAATCATAATCGGCTGTGGGAATATGTGCAATCTCTGAATCCCCAAACTGTTAAGGAATTATCTAAACCAGCGTCACGAGAAGTTCTTTATTTAATTCAACGTGCTGTTATGGCAACTTTGGGTAATTTACCCAGCGATAGGTTTAATACAACTATCACAACTAGCCGTGATGAGTTAGGCAAGCTTTTAGGTTCTGCAATGGTAGATGGGTATTTTTTGCGTAACGCGGAACAGCGTCTAGAGTTGGAGAAGAGATTTTTACCAAACAATCATGAAACTAACTTGAATATCTATCCTATGATAGAAAACTCTCAAACAGAAGAATGA
- a CDS encoding TOBE domain-containing protein: MPRKEQGWITFQTSEEERKILEEFCQQSQRTKTEILRELVRGLHQHSTPPTSLPTTKVDKVETEVLSNTSGLEVSSSKRPLKVSSRNILKGVVKKVVAGAVNSEVTLEIVHKVELTSIITRMSAEELELIEGAEAYAVIKSNDIVIARE; this comes from the coding sequence ATGCCAAGAAAAGAACAAGGATGGATCACTTTTCAAACATCGGAAGAGGAGCGCAAGATTCTGGAAGAGTTTTGTCAGCAGTCTCAGCGCACCAAAACTGAGATTTTGCGGGAACTCGTGCGTGGTCTTCATCAGCACTCTACACCACCGACATCATTACCAACCACCAAGGTAGACAAGGTGGAAACAGAAGTTCTCTCTAATACCTCTGGGCTGGAAGTTAGTAGTTCTAAAAGACCACTAAAAGTTAGCTCTCGTAATATTCTCAAAGGTGTGGTGAAAAAGGTTGTCGCTGGCGCTGTTAATAGTGAAGTGACTCTAGAGATTGTTCACAAAGTAGAGCTAACCTCGATTATCACTAGAATGTCAGCTGAAGAGTTAGAACTGATTGAGGGGGCAGAAGCTTATGCAGTCATCAAATCGAATGATATTGTCATAGCTAGAGAATGA